The Streptomyces tendae genome has a window encoding:
- the dxr gene encoding 1-deoxy-D-xylulose-5-phosphate reductoisomerase translates to MTDAPAPLADPHLVYDPVAGDGPKDVVILGSTGSIGTQAIDLVLRNPDRFRVTALSANGGRIALLAEQAHRLRVRTVAVAREDVVPELREALAARYGAGEPLPEILAGPRAATEVAASACHTVLNGITGSIGLAPTLAALEAGRTLALANKESLIVGGPLVKALAKPGQIIPVDSEHAALFQALAAGTRADVRKLVVTASGGPFRGRTRQELAAVTVEDALAHPTWAMGPVITINSATLVNKGLEVIEAHLLYDIPFDRIEVVVHPQSYVHSMVEFTDGSTLAQATPPDMRGPIAIGLGWPERVPDAAPVFDWSKASTWEFFPLDNEAFPSVNLARHVGELAGTAPAVFNAANEECVEAFRTGALPYLGIIDTVTRVVEEHGTPAAGTSLTVPDVLEAETWARARARELTDRTASAEARA, encoded by the coding sequence ATGACCGACGCTCCAGCCCCCCTCGCCGACCCGCACCTGGTGTACGACCCCGTCGCGGGAGACGGCCCGAAGGACGTGGTGATCCTCGGCTCCACCGGGTCGATCGGCACCCAGGCCATCGACCTCGTGCTGCGCAACCCCGACCGCTTCCGGGTCACCGCCCTGTCCGCGAACGGCGGCAGGATCGCCCTCCTCGCCGAGCAGGCGCACCGTCTGCGGGTCCGCACGGTCGCCGTAGCCCGCGAGGACGTCGTACCGGAGCTGCGCGAGGCGCTGGCGGCGCGGTACGGCGCGGGGGAGCCGCTGCCCGAGATCCTCGCCGGGCCGCGGGCGGCCACCGAGGTCGCCGCCTCCGCCTGCCACACCGTCCTGAACGGCATCACCGGCTCCATCGGACTCGCCCCGACCCTCGCCGCGCTGGAGGCGGGCCGCACCCTCGCGCTCGCCAACAAGGAGTCACTCATCGTCGGCGGCCCGCTGGTGAAGGCGCTGGCCAAGCCCGGCCAGATCATCCCGGTGGACTCCGAGCACGCCGCGCTGTTCCAGGCGCTGGCCGCCGGCACCCGCGCCGACGTCCGCAAGCTCGTCGTCACCGCCTCCGGCGGCCCGTTCCGCGGCCGCACCCGGCAGGAGCTGGCCGCGGTCACCGTCGAGGACGCCCTCGCCCACCCCACCTGGGCCATGGGCCCGGTCATCACGATCAACTCCGCGACCCTCGTCAACAAGGGCCTGGAGGTCATCGAGGCGCACCTGCTCTACGACATTCCCTTCGACCGCATTGAGGTCGTCGTGCATCCCCAGTCGTATGTCCACTCGATGGTTGAGTTCACGGACGGATCGACACTGGCCCAGGCGACGCCCCCCGACATGAGGGGCCCCATCGCCATCGGCCTCGGCTGGCCCGAACGGGTCCCCGACGCCGCCCCGGTCTTCGACTGGAGCAAGGCGTCCACCTGGGAGTTCTTCCCTCTCGACAACGAGGCGTTCCCCTCGGTGAACCTCGCCCGGCACGTCGGCGAACTCGCGGGAACCGCCCCGGCGGTGTTCAATGCCGCGAACGAGGAGTGCGTCGAGGCCTTCCGCACCGGTGCGCTGCCGTACCTCGGCATCATCGACACGGTCACCCGGGTGGTCGAGGAACACGGAACGCCGGCGGCGGGAACTTCCCTGACCGTGCCGGACGTCCTCGAAGCGGAGACCTGGGCCCGCGCGCGGGCCCGCGAACTGACCGACCGGACGGCGAGCGCGGAGGCGCGTGCATGA
- a CDS encoding M50 family metallopeptidase, with translation MFILGIVVFAAGLLFSIAWHELGHLSTAKMFGIRVPQYMVGFGPTIWSRRKGETEYGVKAIPFGGYIRMIGMFPPGPDGRLEARSTSPWRGMIEDARSAAFEELRPGDDKRLFYTRKPWKRVVVMFAGPFMNLILAVVLFLIVLMGFGIQQQTTTVSSVSQCVISQSENRDDCKTSDPRSPAAAAGMRAEDRIVAFDGVRTDDWGTLSDLIRDSAGKDVAIVVDRGGKEVTLHATIATNMVAKKDGNGTYVEGEYVKAGFLGFSAATGVVKQDLGDSVTWMTDRVGDAIDSLAALPSKIPALWDAAFGDGPREPDSPMGVVGAARVGGEIATLDIPATQQLAMFVMLLAGFNLSLFLFNMLPLLPLDGGHIAGALWESLRRNLARVLRRPDPGPFDVAKLMPVAYVVAGIFVCFTILVLIADVVNPVRIS, from the coding sequence ATGTTCATCCTCGGCATAGTCGTCTTCGCGGCCGGCCTGCTGTTCTCCATCGCCTGGCACGAACTGGGGCATCTGTCCACGGCCAAGATGTTCGGCATCCGGGTGCCGCAGTACATGGTCGGCTTCGGCCCGACGATCTGGTCACGGCGCAAGGGCGAGACCGAGTACGGCGTCAAGGCGATCCCGTTCGGCGGCTACATCCGGATGATCGGCATGTTCCCGCCCGGCCCCGACGGCCGGCTGGAGGCCCGCTCCACGTCCCCGTGGCGCGGGATGATCGAGGACGCCCGCTCCGCGGCCTTCGAGGAACTGCGGCCCGGCGACGACAAGCGCCTGTTCTACACGCGCAAGCCGTGGAAACGGGTCGTCGTGATGTTCGCCGGCCCGTTCATGAACCTGATCCTCGCGGTCGTGCTGTTCCTCATTGTGCTGATGGGCTTCGGCATCCAGCAGCAGACCACCACCGTCAGCTCGGTCTCCCAGTGCGTGATCTCGCAGAGCGAGAACCGCGACGACTGCAAGACGTCCGACCCCCGGTCCCCGGCCGCCGCGGCCGGCATGCGGGCCGAGGACAGGATCGTCGCCTTCGACGGGGTCAGGACCGACGACTGGGGCACCCTGTCCGACCTCATCCGCGACAGCGCCGGCAAGGACGTGGCGATCGTCGTCGACCGCGGCGGCAAGGAGGTGACGCTGCACGCCACCATCGCCACCAACATGGTCGCCAAGAAGGACGGCAACGGCACCTACGTCGAGGGCGAGTACGTCAAGGCAGGCTTCCTCGGCTTCAGCGCCGCCACCGGAGTCGTCAAGCAGGACCTCGGCGACTCCGTGACCTGGATGACCGACCGGGTCGGGGACGCCATCGATTCCCTCGCCGCCCTGCCGTCCAAGATCCCCGCCCTGTGGGACGCCGCCTTCGGCGACGGCCCCAGAGAGCCGGACTCCCCGATGGGCGTCGTCGGCGCGGCCCGCGTCGGAGGGGAGATCGCCACCCTGGACATCCCGGCCACGCAACAGCTGGCCATGTTCGTGATGCTCCTCGCGGGCTTCAACCTCTCCCTGTTCCTGTTCAACATGCTGCCGCTGCTGCCGCTCGACGGCGGACACATCGCGGGCGCGCTGTGGGAGTCGCTGCGCCGCAACCTCGCCCGCGTGCTGCGCCGCCCCGACCCGGGCCCCTTCGACGTGGCGAAGCTGATGCCCGTCGCCTACGTGGTGGCCGGGATCTTCGTCTGCTTCACGATCCTCGTCCTGATCGCGGACGTGGTGAACCCGGTACGCATCTCCTGA
- the ispG gene encoding flavodoxin-dependent (E)-4-hydroxy-3-methylbut-2-enyl-diphosphate synthase, whose amino-acid sequence MTAISLGMPSVPTTLAVRRKSRRIQVGSVAVGGDAPVSVQSMTTTRTSDIGATLQQIAELTASGCQIVRVACPTQDDADALAVIARKSQIPVIADIHFQPKYVFAAIEAGCAAVRVNPGNIKKFDDQVKEIAKAAKDHGTPIRIGVNAGSLDRRLLQKYGKATPEALAESALWEASLFEEHDFRDIKISVKHNDPVVMVEAYRQLAAQCDYPLHLGVTEAGPAFQGTIKSAVAFGALLSQGIGDTIRVSLSAPPVEEVKVGIQILESLNLRQRGLEIVSCPSCGRAQVDVYKLAEEVTAGLTGMEVPLRVAVMGCVVNGPGEAREADLGVASGNGKGQIFVKGEVIKTVPESKIVETLIEEAMKIAEQMEKDGVASGEPQIAVAG is encoded by the coding sequence ATGACTGCGATTTCTCTCGGCATGCCGTCCGTCCCGACCACGCTCGCCGTGCGCCGGAAGAGCCGGCGGATCCAGGTCGGATCCGTGGCGGTGGGCGGGGATGCGCCGGTGTCGGTGCAGTCGATGACGACGACGCGGACGTCGGACATCGGTGCGACGCTGCAGCAGATCGCGGAGCTGACCGCGTCGGGCTGCCAGATCGTGCGCGTGGCGTGCCCGACGCAGGACGACGCGGACGCGCTGGCGGTGATCGCGAGGAAGTCGCAGATCCCGGTGATCGCGGACATCCACTTCCAGCCCAAGTACGTGTTCGCCGCGATCGAGGCGGGCTGCGCGGCGGTGCGGGTGAACCCGGGCAACATCAAGAAGTTCGACGACCAGGTCAAGGAGATCGCGAAGGCGGCGAAGGACCACGGCACCCCGATCCGTATCGGGGTGAACGCGGGCTCGCTGGACCGGCGGCTGCTGCAGAAGTACGGCAAGGCCACTCCCGAGGCGCTGGCGGAGTCGGCGCTGTGGGAGGCGTCGCTGTTCGAGGAGCACGACTTCCGTGACATCAAGATCTCGGTGAAGCACAACGACCCGGTCGTCATGGTCGAGGCCTACCGGCAGCTCGCCGCGCAGTGCGACTACCCCCTCCACCTCGGCGTCACCGAGGCCGGTCCGGCGTTCCAGGGCACGATCAAGTCCGCCGTCGCCTTCGGCGCGCTGCTCTCCCAGGGCATCGGGGACACGATCCGTGTCTCCCTGTCCGCGCCGCCGGTGGAGGAGGTCAAGGTCGGCATCCAGATCCTGGAGTCGCTCAACCTGCGTCAGCGCGGCCTGGAGATCGTCTCCTGCCCGTCGTGCGGGCGGGCGCAGGTGGACGTGTACAAGCTGGCCGAGGAGGTCACGGCGGGCCTGACGGGTATGGAGGTGCCGTTGCGGGTCGCGGTGATGGGCTGTGTGGTGAACGGCCCCGGTGAGGCGCGTGAGGCGGACCTGGGTGTGGCCTCGGGGAACGGCAAGGGGCAGATCTTCGTGAAGGGCGAAGTCATCAAGACCGTGCCGGAGTCGAAGATCGTGGAGACGCTGATCGAGGAGGCGATGAAGATCGCCGAGCAGATGGAGAAGGACGGTGTGGCCTCCGGCGAACCGCAGATCGCGGTGGCCGGCTGA
- a CDS encoding GNAT family N-acetyltransferase, with translation MLTQTTSRVLEPSDLDAALAVLDRDPVANAFVTARVQIAGLDPWRLGGEMWGWYEDGILTSLCYAGANLVPICATPRAVRAFADRARRAGRRCSSVVGPAEATAELWRLLEPQWGPAREVRAHQPLLVTDRMPEAIAPDPYVRRVRKDELETIMPACVAMFTEEVGVSPLAGDGGLLYQARVAELVGSGRSFARFDADGNVVFKAEIGAATDRACQIQGVWVAPEHRGRGVAAPGMAAVLRYALADVAPLVSLYVNDFNTAARRTYDRVGFREVGAFMSVLF, from the coding sequence GTGTTGACGCAGACCACTTCCCGGGTCCTCGAGCCGAGCGACCTGGACGCCGCACTCGCCGTACTCGACCGTGACCCGGTGGCGAACGCCTTCGTGACCGCCCGCGTGCAGATCGCGGGCCTCGACCCGTGGCGGCTCGGCGGCGAGATGTGGGGCTGGTACGAGGACGGCATCCTGACCTCCCTGTGCTACGCCGGTGCCAACCTCGTCCCCATCTGCGCCACCCCCCGCGCCGTCCGCGCCTTCGCCGACCGCGCCCGTCGCGCCGGCCGCCGCTGCTCCTCCGTCGTCGGCCCGGCCGAGGCCACCGCGGAACTCTGGCGGCTGCTCGAACCCCAGTGGGGCCCGGCCCGCGAGGTCCGCGCCCACCAGCCGCTGCTGGTCACCGACCGCATGCCCGAGGCGATAGCCCCCGACCCGTACGTCCGCCGCGTCCGCAAGGACGAACTGGAGACGATCATGCCGGCGTGCGTGGCGATGTTCACCGAGGAGGTCGGCGTCTCCCCGCTGGCCGGCGACGGCGGACTGCTCTACCAGGCCCGGGTCGCCGAACTGGTCGGCTCGGGCCGTTCCTTCGCCCGCTTCGACGCCGACGGCAACGTCGTCTTCAAGGCCGAGATCGGCGCCGCGACCGACCGCGCCTGCCAGATCCAGGGCGTCTGGGTGGCCCCCGAGCACCGCGGCCGGGGCGTCGCCGCCCCCGGCATGGCCGCCGTCCTGCGCTACGCCCTCGCCGACGTCGCCCCCCTGGTGAGCCTCTACGTCAACGACTTCAACACCGCCGCCCGCCGCACGTACGACAGGGTGGGCTTCCGTGAGGTCGGTGCCTTCATGAGCGTGCTGTTCTGA
- a CDS encoding GNAT family N-acetyltransferase encodes MLRFPGHGRPEPDDIVIGPLDLPGNVDEALAVQAVAFGLGPDEVAVRRQIVLRHMTFPGARAFGATVRGRLAGFVYGMPNDRTHWWSTVVEPYLRAQGHEDWLDDSFVITELHVHPRHQKHGIGRALITTITDGATQPRSILSALDIESPARRLYRSLGYQDLARQVHFPSASTPYAVMGAPLPLLRA; translated from the coding sequence ATGCTGCGCTTTCCCGGTCACGGCCGACCCGAGCCCGACGACATCGTGATCGGCCCCCTCGACCTGCCCGGCAACGTCGACGAGGCGCTGGCGGTGCAGGCGGTGGCCTTCGGACTCGGCCCCGACGAGGTCGCCGTCCGCCGGCAGATCGTGCTGCGCCACATGACGTTCCCCGGGGCCCGGGCCTTCGGCGCGACCGTAAGGGGCCGGCTGGCCGGCTTCGTCTACGGCATGCCGAACGACCGCACGCACTGGTGGTCCACCGTCGTCGAGCCGTATCTGCGCGCCCAGGGGCACGAGGACTGGCTCGACGACTCCTTCGTCATCACCGAGCTGCACGTCCACCCGCGCCACCAGAAGCACGGCATCGGCCGCGCCCTGATCACCACCATCACCGACGGCGCGACCCAGCCCCGGTCGATCCTCTCCGCCCTCGACATCGAGAGCCCCGCCCGCCGCCTGTACCGCTCGCTGGGCTACCAGGACCTCGCCCGCCAGGTCCACTTCCCGAGCGCGTCCACCCCGTACGCCGTGATGGGCGCCCCTCTGCCACTCCTGCGCGCATAA
- a CDS encoding proline--tRNA ligase, which produces MANAPVQRMSQLMAKTLRDDPADAEVLSHKLLVRAGYVRRTAAGIWTWLPLGKKVLANVERIVREEMDAIGAQEVLLPALLPREPYEATGRWDEYGAELFRLQDRKGGDYLLGPTHEEIFTLMVKDQASSYKDLPVILYQIQSKFRDEARPRAGILRGREFLMKDSYSFDLEDEGLARSYALHRAAYQKIFERLGLDYRICAATAGAMGGSKSEEFLAPAEAGEDTFADCPNCDFAANTEAVSYELKPVDGSGVPAAEEIPTPDTPTIETLAAQLGVPASATLKNLLVKVDGEIVAVGVPGDREVDMDKVEAHFAPAAVEMVTEADFIARPDLVRGYVGPQGLDKVTYVADPRVAPGTAWITGANKADTHAKNVVAGRDFEVDAYVDVVVVEEGDPCPRCGTGLKLDRAIEIGHIFQLGRKYADALKLDVLGQNGKPVRVTMGSYGVGVSRAVAALAEQTADDKGLCWPAEVAPADVHVVAAGKALQTELALDVSEKLSAAGVRVLVDDRAGVSPGVKFTDSELIGVPQILVAGRRAADGVVELKDRRTGEREELTVDEAVARLTDRR; this is translated from the coding sequence ATGGCGAACGCACCGGTCCAGCGCATGTCCCAGTTGATGGCGAAGACGCTGCGCGACGACCCGGCGGACGCCGAGGTCCTCAGCCACAAGCTGCTGGTCCGCGCGGGCTACGTGCGCCGCACCGCCGCCGGCATCTGGACGTGGCTGCCCCTCGGCAAGAAGGTGCTCGCCAACGTCGAGCGGATCGTCCGCGAGGAGATGGACGCCATCGGCGCCCAGGAGGTGCTGCTCCCCGCCCTGCTGCCGCGCGAGCCCTACGAGGCCACCGGCCGCTGGGACGAGTACGGTGCCGAGCTCTTCCGCCTCCAGGACCGCAAGGGCGGCGACTACCTCCTCGGACCCACCCACGAGGAGATCTTCACGCTGATGGTGAAGGACCAGGCGTCCTCCTACAAGGACCTGCCGGTGATCCTCTACCAGATCCAGAGCAAGTTCCGGGACGAGGCTCGCCCCCGCGCCGGCATCCTGCGCGGCCGGGAGTTCCTGATGAAGGACTCCTACTCCTTCGACCTGGAGGACGAGGGCCTGGCCCGGTCCTACGCCCTGCACCGCGCCGCCTACCAGAAGATCTTCGAGCGCCTGGGCCTCGACTACCGCATCTGCGCGGCCACCGCCGGCGCCATGGGCGGCTCGAAGTCCGAGGAGTTCCTCGCGCCCGCCGAGGCCGGCGAGGACACCTTCGCCGACTGCCCCAACTGCGACTTCGCCGCCAACACCGAGGCCGTCTCGTACGAGTTGAAGCCCGTGGACGGCTCCGGTGTCCCGGCCGCCGAGGAGATCCCCACCCCCGACACCCCCACCATCGAGACGCTCGCCGCCCAGCTCGGCGTCCCGGCCTCGGCCACGCTGAAGAACCTGCTGGTCAAGGTGGACGGCGAGATCGTGGCCGTGGGCGTGCCCGGTGACCGCGAGGTCGACATGGACAAGGTCGAGGCGCACTTCGCCCCGGCCGCGGTCGAGATGGTCACCGAGGCGGACTTCATCGCTCGCCCGGACCTGGTGCGCGGGTACGTCGGCCCGCAGGGCCTGGACAAGGTGACGTACGTCGCCGACCCGCGCGTCGCGCCCGGCACCGCCTGGATCACCGGCGCCAACAAGGCCGACACCCACGCGAAGAACGTCGTCGCCGGCCGCGACTTCGAGGTCGACGCGTACGTGGACGTCGTGGTCGTGGAGGAGGGCGACCCCTGCCCCCGCTGCGGCACCGGCCTCAAGCTGGACCGTGCCATCGAGATCGGCCACATCTTCCAGCTGGGCCGCAAGTACGCCGACGCCCTCAAGCTCGACGTCCTCGGCCAGAACGGCAAGCCGGTCCGCGTCACCATGGGTTCCTACGGCGTCGGCGTGTCCCGCGCGGTGGCGGCCCTCGCCGAGCAGACCGCCGACGACAAGGGCCTGTGCTGGCCCGCCGAGGTGGCCCCGGCCGACGTGCACGTGGTCGCCGCCGGCAAGGCGCTCCAGACCGAGCTGGCCCTCGACGTCTCCGAGAAGCTGTCCGCAGCGGGCGTCCGCGTCCTGGTCGACGACCGGGCCGGTGTCTCCCCGGGCGTGAAGTTCACCGACTCCGAGCTGATCGGTGTGCCGCAGATCCTGGTGGCCGGCCGCCGCGCCGCCGACGGCGTCGTGGAGCTGAAGGACCGCCGGACCGGCGAGCGCGAGGAGCTGACCGTCGACGAGGCGGTCGCCAGGCTCACCGACCGCCGGTAA